The genomic stretch GGAAGCGCAAGGGCATCCCTATCCAGAACATACACAGGTAAAATCAGCGAGTGCATTAAGCCGATTTCTCAATCACTATAACTGGTCAACAAGAGGACTAATTCGAGCAACAAGGCTGTCAATTTTGGGGCAAATCGCCAAGCATCGCCCATCGAAGAGAGTGCCATTAAAGATACTGATAGACCTGACCACCTTAGAAAAAAGCGGCAAGTTTTTACATTTGAGCAATCCCACCCCAAACGAACCAGACCCATGGGTGAGAATCCTCAACGGAAAGCGAGGACTACATCTGGTTGTACTGTATCTGGTCTATGGAGAGTGGCGCGTACCATGGAGTTTTAGAGTATGGCGCGGCAAAGGATACTCCAGTCCCTCTGACTTAGCTTGTAAGTTATTGGGGACAGTACCCAAGCAACTAACCCAAGGCAAGACTGTGATTGTCCTTGCTGATACTGAGTTTAGTACGGTGAAGTTTTTCAATGCTGTCCGCGCCAAGTCTTGGCGCATCGTTGTCGGTGTCCGCAACAATCGTAAACTTCAAGATGGACGTACCGTCAAACAACTTTATCCCCATGGCAAACGTGGACAACTAATTTTACTGGAAGGGCTAAGTACGCCTTTGACGATCTCTTGGTTCTGGCTCAAAAGAGCCGATAGTAAACGGGAGTTACGCTTTGTGGTCTCTTCTCATCCTTATTCTGGCGCTTATCTGGTGATGTTAGGTCGTAAGCGTTGGGCGATTGAGGGATTCTTCAAAACCATCAAACATCGCTTTGGTTTGCATTGTTTTGGGCAATCTACAAAACTTGGCGTTTATCGTTGGCTTATCCTCTCTCTGCTTTCTTATCTTTTGGCTCATTGGATTGATCAATGGTCGTTTCCTCCCATCTTGGACTGGAAAGCTACCTGTGATTTAACCCTTTCTGTTTTATTCCCTTCTGTCCTTTGGTTGAAACTTCTCAGGTATCTTCAAATTAGTGCCGATATTGCTGCTCGTCATGGCTTTGAAATTATTCTCAAACCCATTCCCACTTGACTCTTTCACGAATGCTGCAAGATCTCAGATATACAAAAAATAGGTAACGGATATTTTTTCCTGTTTATACTAATTGTAGGTTTGATGTAGTATTAGAGGATGAAATATATTGATTTATTCGCTGGATGTGGCGGTCTCTCACTAGGGCTTGAGAAAGCAGGTTTTAAACTGTTGTTGGCAGTTGAAAAGTCCCCTATGGCTGCCGAAACATTTTATCATAATTTCATAAGTCGAATAAAGTTGCAAGATGAGTGGATTGCATACAACAACCTAACTATTGATGAACAATTTCGTCGTAAGTTAATTGTTAATGAAGTTAGCGCGGTTCTTGAAAATATAAATATAATGGAGAACCTTGAAAGCGAGGGTGTTGACCTAATCGCAGGCGGTCCACCATGTCAAGGGTTCTCAATGGCAGGGAAAAGAAATCCAAAAGATTTACGCAATCAGTTGCCTTGGCAATTTTTAGAAATGGTTGAGAGGCTCCACCCTAAAGCAGTATTGATTGAAAATGTTTTGGGTATAAAGCAAAATTTTAATAAACATGGTGAAAAAGCTCCAATCGAGCAGATTAACTCGGCTTTGCGTGAATTGTGGCCAGGTTATGTTACTCAGCTTATTGAAGTAAATGCTATGCATTTTGGTGTTCCGCAGTATAGACCTCGTGTCATGATCTTGGGTATTCGCTCTGATATTGCAGACAAACTTAACCCTGAAATGTGGGATGGTTTTTGGAAGTCGGCTTTTGATATTGAACCGCCAGTGATTGGATATAAGCGCCCAACTTTAGCCCCAGTGACTACTTGTAAAAAAACTCTTACTGTTCGCGATGCATTGTGGGATTTAAAAGGTAGTGAATATGCTTTTTCAGCCAAAGATAAACGTTACAATTCTCCCAGTGGTAGTTATGCAAGGCTAATGCGTGAAGATTTTAGTTGGATGCCCGCGCATATCCTTAAATCTATACAATTAAACAAACTAGAAAATAATGGTTTGCGTAACCATTCAGAAAATATAGCTGATAGGTTTAGGTTGTACCAGATATTCCAAAAATATGGTGTGCCAGTAAAAATCTTTAATTTAGCAGCAAATTCCTCTTTATCTGTTCTTGAGAGAAAACAACTAATTGAAAGTGAGATAGTTAAAATAAAACTACCAGCAAAAGCCCCTGACGGCAAAGTGTTGGGAAAAGATATAGAGGAATTATTTGAAAGGATTATGAGTCTATCTACGAAAAAGCATAGTCAACGTCCATTACAATGGGATTCTCCTTCGCCGACTGTTCTATCGCTTCCAGATGATTTTGTTCATCCTAACGAGGCGCGAACTATGTCTGTACGAGAAATGGCTAGGCTACAGTCATTTCCTGATAGTTTTATCTTTCGAGCAAAAGAAACAACTGGTAGTCTACGTCGGAGATTTGAGATTCCTCAATATACCCAAGTGGGAAATGCAGTACCCCCATTAATGGCTGAAGCAGTGGGTAAAAAAATATTTGAACTTCTCAAGAAAGCCCTGAAATCTACTATAAGCTCTTGTCAGGTGTTACAAAATATAGAGAAACAGGCTAGTTAATTTGATGAGACTATTTAATCCTTTAGAAGAAAAAAACATCAAAATCTTAACTAGCGAAAATATCGAGATATCTTTCTTGATGCCTACAGCTACAGGCTTGCAAAAGTCTATCATGGATGCCACGGCTCCGTTTAGGCTTTTTCTATATGAGCGTGGTATTCATGATTATGGTACGCAGGGACAGGGAATAGAATACAAAAAACTTATCCAGTCTCATATTGCAACTGAAGATGGATTTATATCTAGTCAGACTTCATTGTATCGTCCTGTCACGAAAAAAGGCGATCCGCGTATCTGGTTCTCTGGGCTAAAGAAATATGCCGATCCCAATGATATGCTTGGCATTTTTGAGTTTGGGATGGAATTATACGTTTTTAATCTAACTAAATTTGACATTGAGCAAATTCTGAATGTTACCAATCCATTGACAGATCTAATTCGTAGCATTAGTCAAGATGCCAACAAGGTTGCCCAAGAGTTGCTTTTAAAAATTAAAACAATTGCTGCACGCGGACATATTCAAGCTATTGGGACGGGTGATACAGCAATTGGGAGGACATTGGAAAGTTTGATAGGTATCCCCATGAACTCTCGCCAAGAACCAGATTATAAAGGTATTGAGTTGAAATCATTTCGCGACAAACGAGGAAACCGTAAAACATTGTTTGCAAAAGTTCCAGATTGGAATCTAAGCAAATTCAAAAGTTCAGCAGAAATCCTTAATCAGTTTGGGTATAAACGTGGAGATGATTTCAAGCTTTACTGTACAGTCAGTACTTTGAAGCCTAATTCTCAAGGTCTATTTTTAAGAATTGATGAAAAGTTAGATCAACTTGTTGAAAGTAGTCAAGAATTAAAAATTGGTGATTTTGCGATTTGGCAATTAGCCACACTTCATGATGAACTCAAAAAGAAGCATAAGGAGACCTTTTGGATTGCTGCTGATTCCTCTAAAATCAATGAAGTTGAGTATTTCTGTTTTACAAAAATAGAACATACACGTAGTCCTATTGTGTCCCAGTTCGACTTATTGCTAGAACAGGGAATAATTACTCTTGATCATCTTATTAAGAAAACAAGTAATGGAAAAACAAATAAAGAGCGTGTAAGCGAGAAAGGTCCTTTATTTAAAATTAAACCCGATAAACTTGAACTGCTTTTCCCTCCAAGCGTGAAGTATAGCCTCAGATAAATTTACGATCATCATCGCCTTTAACAGCACCATCGAAGGATGGGCAAAAGCAATTATGTTTGTTATCTTTAGTACAAAAAAAGCGGCGCTAAGCACCGCTTTTTTATTTACATTTTGGCAAGTTCGAGCATTGTCTTTAAGACAGAATCAGGATTGAGACTGATCGAATCAATGCCTTGCTCGACGAGGAACTTAGCAAATTCAGGATAATCGCTAGGTGCTTGACCACAAATACCAATCTTGCGATGGTTTGCCTTAGCCTTCTGAATGACTGTGCGAACCATTGACTTAACCGCTTCATTGCGTTCATCAAAGATATGGGCAACGAGGGACGAGTCACGATCTAAGCCGAGAGTCAACTGTGTGAGGTCATTAGAACCAATGGAGAAACCATCAAAGACTTGGGAGAACTCATCCGCCAAGATCACGTTACTGGGGATTTCGCACATCACATAGACTTCCAAACCATTTTCGCCACGTTTCAAGCCATGTTTTTCCATTTCTGCTAGTACCTTACGACCTTCTTCGGGAGTGCGACAGAAAGGAATCATCGGAATCACGTTGGTTAAGCCCATGTCATCGCGGACACGCTTCAGAGCTTGACATTCCAAACCGTAGGCTTCACGATACTTCGGATCGTAGTAGCGGGATGCACCACGCCAGCCGATCATCGGGTTTTCTTCGGTGGGTTCAAAGGCGCGACCACCGAGCAGATTGGCGTATTCATTGCTCTTGAAGTCAGACATTCTGACGACAACGGGTTTGGGATAGAAGGCGGCGGCGATCGTGCCGATACCGTGAGCCAACTTGTCTACAAAGAAATCAGCTTTGTTTTCATAGCGTGCCGTCAGTTGCGAGATTTCCCATTTTGCCGCCTTGTCTTCAAGGGTGTCGAAATTCATCAGGGCAAGAGGATGTGCCTTGATGTGGTTAGCGATGATGAATTCCATACGAGCTAAGCCAACGCCATCGCAGGGAATGGAAGATAAACCAAATGCTTCTTCAGGGTTGCCCACGTTCATCAAGATCTTGGTGGAGAGTTTAGGTAGATTATCGAGGGAAGTCTCGATCACTTCAAAGGGAACTAGCCCTTCATAAACCTTGCCTTCTTCACCTTCAGCACAGGAAATCGTGACTTCTTGACCAGTTTTGAGAATACCTGTGGCATTGCCGCAACCGACGATCGCAGGAATACCCATTTCCCGCGCAATGATAGCAGCGTGACAGGTGCGTCCACCTTGGTTGGTGACGATCGCACTGGCTTTTTTCATGATTGGTTCCCAGTCGGGGTCAGTCTTGTTAGTGACTAGCACTTGACCTGCTTGGAAATCTTCGATGTTATGGACTTCCAAAATCACGTTCGCCTTGCCTTGACCGATCATCTCGCCCACAGCGCGACCTGTAATCAACACATTGCTAGAACCATTCAGCTTGTAGTTCCTGAGAATGTTACCTGACTTTTGCGACTGTACGGTTTCAGGTCTTGCCTGCACGATGAACAACTCCCCTGTACGTCCATCCTTCGCCCATTCAATATCCATCGGTGACAGCTTGCCGCGTACTTCTGAATAGTGATCTTCGATGATGCAAGCCCATTCTGCGAGTTTGAGAATCTCGTCATCGGTAATCGCGAACTTGACTCGTTCGGAAACGGGAACAGGAATATTCTTGGTCAGCTTACCGCCGCCAATGTCATAGACCATCTTGATTTCTTTTGTACCGAGGCGTTTTTCGAGAATCGGACGGAAGCCTTGTTTGAGAGTTGGTTTGAAAACGAAATACTCATCGGGATTGACTGCACCCTGCACCACGTTCTCACCTAGACCGTAGGCGGCGGTGATTAATGCTGCATTTTTAAAGCCTGTTTCGGTATCGATGGAAAACATCACGCCAGAAGAGGCGAGATCGGAACGTACCATCTTCTGCACGCCGACGGAAAGGGCAATATCAAAATGATCGAAGCCGTTGATGGTGCGGTAGGAAATAGCGCGATCGGTGAAGAGTGAGGCAAAGCAGCGATGGCAAGCATCGACAACTTCATTCGCACCATAGACATTGAGGTAGGTTTCCTGTTGTCCTGCGAAGCTGGCATCGGGCAAGTCTTCGGCGGTGGCACTGGAGCGGACTGCTACATCGGAGTCTTCTTCGGAACCATAGAGACTACTGAGTTTCCTATAAGACATGGCGATCGCCATTTGCAGATCGTCGGGGAATGGCGTGCTGAGGACTAATGCGCGTGCCATGCGACCGCGATCGCGCAGGTTATTCATGTCCTCAATGTCTAGATCGGCAAAGAGTTCACGCAATTTTGCTTCAAGTCCAGCTTTTTCAATGAAATGACGAAAAGCATAGGCAGTGGTCGCAAACCCATTGGGAACATTTACACCCTTAGGCTGAAGTTGACGAATCATTTCGCCAAGAGAAGCATTTTTCCCACCCACAAGCGGAATATCAGCAATTCCCACTTCTTCAAACCAAAGGACTAATGCTTGTTCTTTGGGAACATTTCTAGATGTTTCTGAGGCAAAAGTCGAGCTAGTCATAATGATTTAACTCCCTAACCAAATTAATGATTAGATCAATTCTTGTATCAATAGGGATTAAGTTTGAAGCCTTAAATATTAATTAAGAAACTTAATCAAGAAACTTTTGATTAATAACTCATTGGTTAAGTTCTATAATCAAGGCTTTATACCTTGGTATAGAACATATTGAAGCCTTCGATACCTTTTAATTATATCTACTACGGAAGCATCAAATTTACTCGGCATTACATTTGTTCATCAAGCTTTGCAAAGATTGACATTAGTTAGTAGATCTAGAATAAGCAGAGATTAATGATTGATTCTTCTAGATTTTTTAATAAATTAGCTCGTATGTTTAACTAATATTTTGAACCAATGAGAATAGCAATATTTATAGATAATTCTCATTGTAGGATCTTTAATCTTTATGGACTATAAGAAATTTTTTAAAAGTGGTGCTTTGCAACACTTTTAAAAAATTTCTTGTTTTTTGAGAAAGTGCAAAGCACTGTATCGCTGCGGTCACTTATGTTAGGACAAAAGCAAAACCCAAGAAGAGAAAGGCGGCGCTTCGCGCCGCCTTTCTCTTCTTGGGTTTTATGTCCTGATACACTTGGCGACAGCTATAGTTTTAATTAGTTGCGAAATCCATATTCGAGGACAAAAAATTGAGCATTAAAAGGAGCTAATGGTTCTCGGAGCTTGGCTAACTCTGATTCACATCCATGAATTTCCAAACGAAAAAGCTCGGCAACTTGAAGAGCTTCCTGCAAAATGCTATCTACATTTTGTAGATGAAACAATAGAGCCTCAGCATCTACATAGGCTTCACGGCAATGGGCAATATTTTCATAAAAGCTAAAACCGTAATACAGACATTTAGGTTCGGTTTTGGTCTGAGCCGTAAAGCGATCGCAGATTGACTTAAACTCTTCTAGCTTACCTTCAGGAATCTTGAAATAGGGAGCAATAGAGCAACCTGTATCTTGAGTTGACATGGTTGATTTTTCCTAAGCAGTTTTGATGGATTTTAGAAGTAGATCTTGCCTGATCTGGAGACCAAAGACTGTAACGATTTGTGGCAAAGACTTATGGCAGTGATGATTAGGGACAGCCAAATGTTTTGTGACGTGGCTTCGCCACAAAACATTTCATCAATAAGGTTTATTGAAACAATTGGGTTTTGTAATGCTTGGTAGTTCCCAACTGTCAGTACACTAGAAACAACAGTCTAGAATTTTGGAGACCGCGATCGTGACTACAACTAAACCCCGCGATGTACAGGTAATTTACATTGCTGATGAAACCTATGCGCTGCGATCGCGCAGTTGGAATCGCCTGAGATTTGAAATCGAATATGCGCTAGAAAAAGGAACTACGGCTAACTCATTCTTAATTCAAGGGAATTTACAAGCGCTAATCGATCCTCCCGGAGGCACATTTACGGAAATTTATCTAGATGAGTTGCGCAAGCGAATTAATATTCTCGATATCAGTTATGTAGTTCTCGGTCACGTTAACCAAAACCGCATTGAAACCCTTAAGGCTTTACTAGCAATTAATAATCGCATCACTTTTGTCTGTACAAATCCGGGGGCGATCACTTTACGTCAGAGTCTAGAGGAAACCTACGGAGACAAACTCAAAATTCAAGTTGTGCGTGGTGAAGAAGTCCTCGATCTTGGTAAAGGGCATGTTCTTAAATTTATTCCCACCTCCACGCCACGCCACCCCGATGAGCTTTGCACCTACGACACCAAAACGCAGATTTTATATACTGACAAATTTTTTGGCGCTCATGTCTGTGGCGATCAGGTATTTGATGAAGGTTGGAGTCAACTCTTAGGCGATCGCCGCTATTACTTTGATAGCACAATGGCAAACCAAGTCCGTCAGGTGGAATCTGCCCTCGATAAGCTCACGGATATGCCCGTTAGTTTTTATGCGCCCGGTCATGGTCCCATGCTGCGTTACGGATTGCATGAGCTGGTCAATCTCTATCGTCAATGGAGCGAAAATCAAAAGCAACAAAATATTTCCGTAGCCCTGCTCTTTGCCTCCGCCTATGGCAACACCACAACGATCGCTAATGCTCTAGCAAGGGGTATTACCAAGGCAGGGGTTGCCGTTGAGTTGATTAACTGCGAAAGTGCAGAACCAGAGGAAATTAAAGCGGCGATCGAAAAATCATCGGGCTTCCTGATTGGTTCACCGACCTTAGGCGGACATTTACCCACCCAAGTCCAAACTGCCCTCGGCATCGTTCTATCGACAGCCACTAAAAGCTATCAAGCAGGGGTATTTGGTTCCTATGGCTGGAGTGGTGAGGCGGTAGATATTATTGCTGGCAAACTTAAGGACGCAGGCTATACCCTTGCCTTTGAGCCAATTCGGATCAAGTTCACCCCTACCGAAGCTACTTTACAAGTTTGCGAAGAAACAGGTACGGATTTTGCTCAAGCCCTGAAGCGATCCAAAAAAGTTCGCACTACCTTAAACCCCGGAAGTACAGTTGAGCAAGCGGTTGGTCGCATTGTTGGTTCCCTCTGTGTATTGACGGTCAAGCGTGGGGAAATTTCCACGGCTATGCTTGCTTCATGGGTATCTCAGGCAACCTTTAATCCTCCCGGACTTACCGTTGCTGTGGCGAAGGATCGGGCGATCGAGTCCTATATGTACGAAGGCGATCGCTTTGTCTTGAATATCCTTGAGCAGGGTAAACAACTTCGTAAACACTTCATGAAAAAATTTGCCCCCGGCGAAGATCGTTTTGCGGATGTGCAAGTGGAAGCAACGGAAGGTGGTCTGATTCTGCCCGATGGTTTGGCATATTTGGAATGCCGTGTCGCGCAAAGAATGGAATGTGGCGACCACTGGCTAGTCTATGCGATCGTTGAAAATGGCAAGTTGTTGCAATCTAACGGCTTAACTGCAATCCATCACCGCAAAACTGCTAGTAATTATTAGTAAGTAGCTCGGCATCGTTATAAACGAAACCCATATTTCTGTACTGCCAACTTAACGGGCGCTACATCTGGTATAGATTGAAGGCGCAGAGCGCCTTCAATCTATACCAGATGTTGTTTGAGGATATTGCCTAATATGGCAATGCCGCGATCGATATCTTCTAGGGATTGGGAGAAATTGAGGCGAAATGCAGGATAGCCTTGCCCATCAGGAAAGAACAGCTTCCCTCTGCCAATGAGTACCTGTTGTGCGGCAGCTTCCTGTCCGACAATTTGCATTGGTGTGTGATTGGGAAGTTGTACCCAGATAAATAACCCGCCATTGGGAACTGTCCAGCGTACGGAACTAGGGAAATGTTGTTCCATTGCTTGCAGCATTCGATCATGTCTTTGATGATTGATGGTACGCAGGTGATTGAGATGGCGGCGATAATGTCCAGAGGCAATATATTCACTAGCGATCGCTTGCGTCACAGTAGAGACATGCAAATCATGGAGCAGTTTCAGTTCCACTAAAGCTTGATAATGCTTACCAGTCGATACCATATAGCCGACTCTTAGCCCCGGCATTAGCGATTTGGAGAATGTACCAATGTAGGTGACTAAATCACTACGATCTAGAACCTTGAGAGGTGCAGGGGCTGGTTCAAAGTTCAATCCTTCATAGGCATTGTCTTCTAAAATAGGACAGTTATATTTCTCCGCTAGGGAGATTAACTCGCGGCGATGGGATTGCGATGTGGTAATTCCTGTGGGATTGTGCAGGGTACTGACGGTATAGATCAGCTTAGGTTGATGACTACGCAAATATTGATGGAGCAGTTCCAAATTCATGCCATCATTCTGCATGGGAATACCGATCACCTTGATGCCCATCTTTTCTAAAATTGCGATCGCGCCATGATAGGTCGGACATTCCACAATTACCCAATCTCCTGCACGTAGATAGTACTGAAATGCTAGGGATAGAGCTTGTTTAGAGCCATTAGTAATAATCAAATTATCTGCCGATGCCTCTAGTCCCAATTTCCATGCGAGCATCTGCGCTACCTGTTTGCGAAGGGTAAACTGTCCTTGGGGAAAGTCATAGCTAAACAGTACATCTGCTACCTGAGTCATCGCTCTACGGGCAATTTTAGCCAGATCTTCTAATCCCGACGGGCGTGGAAATCCTGAAGTAAAGTCAATCACATCGGGATGTAGCTGCGCTTGCAGAGAATCCATATACTGATCGAAAAATGACTCACCCCACTTACTAGGAATTACGACCTCTTGATCGGTTTCAAGCGTAGAGCTACGCTCAGGGGAAAGCATCGCACTATTCACAAAGTAGCCTGCGCCTTGCTTAGCAGACACTAGACCATCAGCTTCAAGAACACTATAGGCTTCGATGACAGTCAACTTGTTTACCTGCACACTTTCAGCGAGAGCACGGATCGATGGTAGTTGCTCGCCTGCTTGCAGCGCTCCCGATGTAATCAGATGACTAATGCGATCGCGGATTTGGAGATAGATTGGCTCTTGGGCAGAGCGATTTAAGGGAATTCTCATAGGGCAAGCGCTACTGAGATAGTGAAAGCAGTATATAGCGATCGCTCCTCAAATTACCTAGTACAATTTTCACTAATTTTACTAGAACAGTGAAATATTTTGCTAACTGTACTAGTAAAATTGTTTGAATTTGTACCTTCCGCATCCTCTAACTCCAAGATAACAATAGGAAGTGTGAAACCTTCGCAATTGGGATAGCAAAATTATGCGAGTCTCTTTTATTCCTAATCCTATTAACATTTGGGAAGCTCTTGGCAAAGCCTTCCAAAATATCGCCCAAGCAACTTTTAATCAAAACGATGAAGCCAAAGTTTGGCAAAAAACTGATCGCTTGGGTAATTCCTACTGGTGTGTTTACGATCCTAAGACTGGTCACTCTGCGAACTTTGGCACAGAAGAAGAAGTGATGAATTGGATTGAAAGCCATTATTATTTCTAGTCCTGAAATGAGAGTATAAAGCGCTCAAAACAGAATAAACAAGTTTTTACAAGGGTTGCTTTGCAACCCTTGTAAAAACTTGTTTGGGGTTCTACCATTTTCGGCTTGCACTACAATAGGAGGAACTTTTACAAGCCTACCCAAGCACCTAAACCAATGATTGAACTCTACTATTGGCCAACTCCCAACGGGCATAAGATTACTATCTTCTTGGAAGAAGCAGAACTAGAGTATGAGATTTATCCCATTGATATTCGTGTTGGCGACCAGTTCAAACCTGAATTCCTAAATATTTCGCCCAACAATCGGATGCCCGCCATCATCGATCGCCATCCATCGGATTTTGGAGATGCCATATCTGTATTTGAGTCGGGAGCAATTTTGCAGTATCTCGCCGAGAAAACAGGAAAATTTTTGCCCACAGATTTGCGCGATCGCCTTAACGTCATGCAGTGGCTATTCTGGCAAATGGGCGGTTTAGGACCAATGGCAGGACAAAACCATCATTTCTCACAATATGCACCCGAGAAAATTCCCTATGCGATTGATCGGTATGTCAAGGAAACCAATCGTCTCTACGGAGTCCTCAATCATCAACTCGAAGGAAAAGACTACATCACTGGTGAATACTCGATCGCTGATATGGCTTCCTACCCTTGGGTATTACTGCACAAGCATCAACAGCAAAATATCGAAGACTTTCCCAATCTTCAGGCTTGGCTGCAACGCATAAGCGATCGCCCTGCGGTGATTCGTGCCTACGAACGCGCTAAACCCTTTGCCAATCAACCAACAATTACCGAAGAAAGCAAGAAAATTCTCTTTGGACAGACTGCGGCAAGGTCGCTATAATTTTTGTATGGAAATCAATAATGCTC from Pseudanabaena sp. Chao 1811 encodes the following:
- a CDS encoding transposase, whose amino-acid sequence is MESIVKHAQGLVYSLICLMPSVYQKASLNAILGLFLEAQGHPYPEHTQVKSASALSRFLNHYNWSTRGLIRATRLSILGQIAKHRPSKRVPLKILIDLTTLEKSGKFLHLSNPTPNEPDPWVRILNGKRGLHLVVLYLVYGEWRVPWSFRVWRGKGYSSPSDLACKLLGTVPKQLTQGKTVIVLADTEFSTVKFFNAVRAKSWRIVVGVRNNRKLQDGRTVKQLYPHGKRGQLILLEGLSTPLTISWFWLKRADSKRELRFVVSSHPYSGAYLVMLGRKRWAIEGFFKTIKHRFGLHCFGQSTKLGVYRWLILSLLSYLLAHWIDQWSFPPILDWKATCDLTLSVLFPSVLWLKLLRYLQISADIAARHGFEIILKPIPT
- a CDS encoding DNA cytosine methyltransferase; translation: MKYIDLFAGCGGLSLGLEKAGFKLLLAVEKSPMAAETFYHNFISRIKLQDEWIAYNNLTIDEQFRRKLIVNEVSAVLENINIMENLESEGVDLIAGGPPCQGFSMAGKRNPKDLRNQLPWQFLEMVERLHPKAVLIENVLGIKQNFNKHGEKAPIEQINSALRELWPGYVTQLIEVNAMHFGVPQYRPRVMILGIRSDIADKLNPEMWDGFWKSAFDIEPPVIGYKRPTLAPVTTCKKTLTVRDALWDLKGSEYAFSAKDKRYNSPSGSYARLMREDFSWMPAHILKSIQLNKLENNGLRNHSENIADRFRLYQIFQKYGVPVKIFNLAANSSLSVLERKQLIESEIVKIKLPAKAPDGKVLGKDIEELFERIMSLSTKKHSQRPLQWDSPSPTVLSLPDDFVHPNEARTMSVREMARLQSFPDSFIFRAKETTGSLRRRFEIPQYTQVGNAVPPLMAEAVGKKIFELLKKALKSTISSCQVLQNIEKQAS
- a CDS encoding MvaI/BcnI family restriction endonuclease, with the protein product MRLFNPLEEKNIKILTSENIEISFLMPTATGLQKSIMDATAPFRLFLYERGIHDYGTQGQGIEYKKLIQSHIATEDGFISSQTSLYRPVTKKGDPRIWFSGLKKYADPNDMLGIFEFGMELYVFNLTKFDIEQILNVTNPLTDLIRSISQDANKVAQELLLKIKTIAARGHIQAIGTGDTAIGRTLESLIGIPMNSRQEPDYKGIELKSFRDKRGNRKTLFAKVPDWNLSKFKSSAEILNQFGYKRGDDFKLYCTVSTLKPNSQGLFLRIDEKLDQLVESSQELKIGDFAIWQLATLHDELKKKHKETFWIAADSSKINEVEYFCFTKIEHTRSPIVSQFDLLLEQGIITLDHLIKKTSNGKTNKERVSEKGPLFKIKPDKLELLFPPSVKYSLR
- the ppsA gene encoding phosphoenolpyruvate synthase; protein product: MTSSTFASETSRNVPKEQALVLWFEEVGIADIPLVGGKNASLGEMIRQLQPKGVNVPNGFATTAYAFRHFIEKAGLEAKLRELFADLDIEDMNNLRDRGRMARALVLSTPFPDDLQMAIAMSYRKLSSLYGSEEDSDVAVRSSATAEDLPDASFAGQQETYLNVYGANEVVDACHRCFASLFTDRAISYRTINGFDHFDIALSVGVQKMVRSDLASSGVMFSIDTETGFKNAALITAAYGLGENVVQGAVNPDEYFVFKPTLKQGFRPILEKRLGTKEIKMVYDIGGGKLTKNIPVPVSERVKFAITDDEILKLAEWACIIEDHYSEVRGKLSPMDIEWAKDGRTGELFIVQARPETVQSQKSGNILRNYKLNGSSNVLITGRAVGEMIGQGKANVILEVHNIEDFQAGQVLVTNKTDPDWEPIMKKASAIVTNQGGRTCHAAIIAREMGIPAIVGCGNATGILKTGQEVTISCAEGEEGKVYEGLVPFEVIETSLDNLPKLSTKILMNVGNPEEAFGLSSIPCDGVGLARMEFIIANHIKAHPLALMNFDTLEDKAAKWEISQLTARYENKADFFVDKLAHGIGTIAAAFYPKPVVVRMSDFKSNEYANLLGGRAFEPTEENPMIGWRGASRYYDPKYREAYGLECQALKRVRDDMGLTNVIPMIPFCRTPEEGRKVLAEMEKHGLKRGENGLEVYVMCEIPSNVILADEFSQVFDGFSIGSNDLTQLTLGLDRDSSLVAHIFDERNEAVKSMVRTVIQKAKANHRKIGICGQAPSDYPEFAKFLVEQGIDSISLNPDSVLKTMLELAKM
- a CDS encoding putative quinol monooxygenase encodes the protein MSTQDTGCSIAPYFKIPEGKLEEFKSICDRFTAQTKTEPKCLYYGFSFYENIAHCREAYVDAEALLFHLQNVDSILQEALQVAELFRLEIHGCESELAKLREPLAPFNAQFFVLEYGFRN
- a CDS encoding diflavin flavoprotein, producing the protein MTTTKPRDVQVIYIADETYALRSRSWNRLRFEIEYALEKGTTANSFLIQGNLQALIDPPGGTFTEIYLDELRKRINILDISYVVLGHVNQNRIETLKALLAINNRITFVCTNPGAITLRQSLEETYGDKLKIQVVRGEEVLDLGKGHVLKFIPTSTPRHPDELCTYDTKTQILYTDKFFGAHVCGDQVFDEGWSQLLGDRRYYFDSTMANQVRQVESALDKLTDMPVSFYAPGHGPMLRYGLHELVNLYRQWSENQKQQNISVALLFASAYGNTTTIANALARGITKAGVAVELINCESAEPEEIKAAIEKSSGFLIGSPTLGGHLPTQVQTALGIVLSTATKSYQAGVFGSYGWSGEAVDIIAGKLKDAGYTLAFEPIRIKFTPTEATLQVCEETGTDFAQALKRSKKVRTTLNPGSTVEQAVGRIVGSLCVLTVKRGEISTAMLASWVSQATFNPPGLTVAVAKDRAIESYMYEGDRFVLNILEQGKQLRKHFMKKFAPGEDRFADVQVEATEGGLILPDGLAYLECRVAQRMECGDHWLVYAIVENGKLLQSNGLTAIHHRKTASNY
- the pdxR gene encoding MocR-like pyridoxine biosynthesis transcription factor PdxR encodes the protein MRIPLNRSAQEPIYLQIRDRISHLITSGALQAGEQLPSIRALAESVQVNKLTVIEAYSVLEADGLVSAKQGAGYFVNSAMLSPERSSTLETDQEVVIPSKWGESFFDQYMDSLQAQLHPDVIDFTSGFPRPSGLEDLAKIARRAMTQVADVLFSYDFPQGQFTLRKQVAQMLAWKLGLEASADNLIITNGSKQALSLAFQYYLRAGDWVIVECPTYHGAIAILEKMGIKVIGIPMQNDGMNLELLHQYLRSHQPKLIYTVSTLHNPTGITTSQSHRRELISLAEKYNCPILEDNAYEGLNFEPAPAPLKVLDRSDLVTYIGTFSKSLMPGLRVGYMVSTGKHYQALVELKLLHDLHVSTVTQAIASEYIASGHYRRHLNHLRTINHQRHDRMLQAMEQHFPSSVRWTVPNGGLFIWVQLPNHTPMQIVGQEAAAQQVLIGRGKLFFPDGQGYPAFRLNFSQSLEDIDRGIAILGNILKQHLV